One genomic segment of Alicycliphilus denitrificans K601 includes these proteins:
- a CDS encoding dienelactone hydrolase family protein, producing the protein MGQWVDLTSGDGFVFPAWVARTDGAPRGAVVVLQEIFGVNTHIRSVADRFAARGYLAVAPSTFARVQKDVDLGYGPEDMQAGMALKAAVEGLPAPGVLPDIQAAINYAARQSGRKVGVVGYCWGGLLAWRAACLAEGLSAAVPYYGGGITSAEEVARRPRVPVLAHFGERDRWITQDGVQAFAQAHPEAQVHVYPADHGFNCDQRASYDEAAALNARERTMAFLARYVG; encoded by the coding sequence ATGGGACAGTGGGTAGACCTCACATCGGGCGACGGCTTCGTTTTTCCCGCCTGGGTGGCGCGCACCGATGGCGCGCCGCGCGGCGCGGTGGTGGTGCTGCAGGAGATCTTCGGCGTCAACACGCACATCCGCTCCGTGGCCGACCGGTTCGCCGCGCGCGGCTACCTGGCGGTGGCACCATCCACCTTCGCGCGCGTGCAAAAGGATGTGGACCTGGGCTACGGTCCCGAGGACATGCAGGCCGGCATGGCGCTCAAGGCCGCGGTGGAGGGCTTGCCCGCGCCGGGCGTGCTGCCCGACATCCAGGCCGCCATCAACTACGCGGCGCGCCAGAGCGGCCGCAAGGTCGGCGTGGTGGGTTACTGCTGGGGCGGGCTGCTGGCCTGGCGCGCGGCCTGCCTGGCAGAGGGCCTGTCCGCCGCCGTGCCCTACTACGGCGGCGGCATCACCTCGGCCGAGGAAGTCGCGCGCCGGCCGCGCGTGCCGGTGCTGGCGCATTTCGGCGAGCGCGACCGCTGGATCACGCAGGACGGCGTGCAGGCCTTCGCGCAGGCCCATCCCGAGGCGCAGGTGCATGTGTACCCTGCCGACCACGGCTTCAACTGCGACCAGCGTGCCAGCTACGACGAGGCCGCCGCCCTGAACGCGCGCGAGCGCACGATGGCCTTCCTGGCCAGGTACGTGGGCTGA
- a CDS encoding DHA2 family efflux MFS transporter permease subunit, whose protein sequence is MASPAHPAPLPPPPLTGSARTWGTLALSAATFMNVLDTSIANVSLPAIAGDLGVSPTQGTWVITSFAVANAIAVPLTGWLSQRFGQVRLFVASVTLFVIASLLCGLAPNMAMLIAARALQGFVAGPMIPLSQSLLLSSYPRALAGLAMAMWSMTTLIAPVTGPLLGGWITDNMAWPWIFYINVPVGIVAVLVTWGIFHKRETVRRKLPIDSIGLALLVIWVGAMQIMLDIGKEHDWFESPWVVACALVAAVGLVAFLIWERGDDHPVVDLTLFRNRNFWAGALATAVGYGLFFGNVVLLPLWLQQYMGYTATQAGEVMAPVGLLAMVLSPWVGKNIGRTDPRRFATFAFLVFALVLWMRSNFNTQADLATIMVPTIVQGIAMAFFFIPLVTVTLSEITPDRIPAASGLSNFMRITAGAVGTSIATTLWERRATLHHAQLTEGLHHGNTALAQALQGLQVGGFTPEQALAQVERLVNQQAFMLAANDIFYASAVLFLFLIPLVWLAHAPHASKGSADAAAGAH, encoded by the coding sequence ATGGCCTCCCCCGCCCACCCGGCGCCCCTGCCGCCACCGCCGCTCACCGGCAGCGCGCGCACCTGGGGCACGCTGGCCCTGTCGGCCGCCACGTTCATGAACGTGCTCGACACGTCCATCGCCAACGTGTCGCTGCCCGCCATCGCGGGCGACCTGGGCGTGAGCCCCACGCAGGGCACCTGGGTCATCACCAGCTTCGCGGTGGCCAACGCCATCGCGGTGCCGCTCACGGGCTGGCTGTCGCAGCGCTTCGGGCAGGTGCGGCTGTTCGTGGCCAGCGTCACGCTGTTCGTCATCGCCTCGCTGCTGTGCGGCCTGGCGCCCAACATGGCGATGCTCATCGCGGCGCGCGCGCTGCAGGGCTTCGTGGCGGGGCCGATGATCCCGCTGTCGCAGTCGCTGCTGCTGTCGAGCTACCCGCGCGCGCTCGCCGGGCTGGCCATGGCCATGTGGTCCATGACCACGCTGATCGCGCCCGTCACCGGGCCGCTCCTGGGCGGCTGGATCACCGACAACATGGCCTGGCCGTGGATCTTCTACATCAACGTGCCGGTGGGCATCGTGGCCGTGCTGGTCACCTGGGGCATCTTCCACAAGCGCGAGACGGTGCGGCGCAAGCTGCCCATCGACTCCATAGGCCTGGCGCTGCTCGTGATCTGGGTGGGCGCCATGCAGATCATGCTGGACATCGGCAAGGAGCACGACTGGTTCGAGTCGCCCTGGGTCGTGGCCTGCGCGCTGGTGGCGGCTGTCGGCCTCGTGGCCTTCCTGATCTGGGAGCGCGGCGACGACCACCCCGTGGTGGACCTGACGCTGTTTCGCAACCGCAACTTCTGGGCCGGCGCGCTCGCCACCGCCGTGGGCTACGGCCTGTTCTTCGGCAACGTGGTGCTGCTGCCGCTGTGGCTGCAGCAGTACATGGGCTACACCGCCACGCAGGCCGGCGAGGTAATGGCGCCCGTGGGCCTTCTGGCCATGGTGCTCTCGCCCTGGGTGGGCAAGAACATCGGCAGGACCGACCCGCGGCGCTTCGCAACCTTCGCGTTCCTGGTGTTCGCGCTGGTGCTGTGGATGCGCTCCAACTTCAACACCCAGGCCGACCTGGCGACCATCATGGTGCCCACCATCGTGCAGGGCATCGCCATGGCGTTCTTCTTCATCCCGCTGGTGACCGTCACGCTCTCGGAGATCACGCCCGACCGCATCCCCGCGGCCTCGGGCCTGTCGAACTTCATGCGCATCACCGCCGGCGCCGTGGGCACGTCGATCGCCACCACGCTGTGGGAGCGCCGTGCCACGCTGCACCACGCCCAGCTCACCGAGGGCCTGCATCACGGCAACACGGCGCTGGCCCAGGCGCTGCAGGGCCTGCAGGTCGGCGGCTTCACGCCCGAGCAGGCGCTCGCGCAGGTGGAGCGGCTGGTGAACCAGCAGGCCTTCATGCTCGCGGCCAACGACATCTTCTACGCCTCGGCCGTGCTGTTCCTGTTCCTGATCCCGCTGGTTTGGCTGGCCCACGCGCCGCACGCATCCAAGGGCAGCGCCGACGCGGCGGCGGGGGCGCACTGA